GCCGATTTACCCTCGGCGTGCACTCCAACGTGGTCTGGAAGGCTACGTGATCGTCGAGTTCACCGTGTCCCGCCAAGGGACCGTGAAGGACGTGGTGGTGATCGAATCCACCAGCTCCTTGTTTGACCGCGCGGCCGTCGAAGCGGCCCAGAAGTTTAAGTACAAGCCCCGGGTGGTGAACGGCGAGCCGATCGAGGTGCCCGGCGTTCGCAACCAGATTACCTTCAAGCTAGAGGGCTAAGGCCTGACGGCGGAACCTCGAGCGAGTCCCGAGGTTCCAAACGGCGAGTGTGTTTTTCACGTCCACGGACGTATCGAGGCTTACCCAATGACTCTTCGCACCCTACTTATTACGTTGCTCCTGGCAGTGACCACCGCGGCCTTCGCCCAGGAAGGGGAGAGCGACCGGGAAACCAAGAAGACCCCCGCGATGCGGGAGAAGGTTTACACCATACTCTCCGAAGCACAGATGCTGCTGGAAGAGGAAGAGAACTCGGCCGGCGCCCTGTCCAAGCTCGCGCAGCTCGAGAAGATGAAGGACCTGAACACCTACGAGCTTGCGCAGATGTGGACCTTCTACGGCTACGTCTACTTTCAGCAGGAGAACTATTCGGGCGCTCGCAGGGCGTACGAGAACGTGCTGAAGCAGGATCCGCCGGAGGCCCTGCAAGTCTCGACGATCTACACCTTGGCGCAGCTGAGCTTCGTCACCGAGGACTACGACGGCGCTGTGAAATATCTGCAGGACTGGTTCAAGGTGGCCATCAATCCGGGCCCCGAACCGTACATTCTGCTATGCCAGGGGATGTACCAACAGGCGGCCGCATTGGACGGCGAGGCAGCTAAGAAGCGCTATCGCCAGGCTATCGTGCCTTGCCAGGACGGCATCGCCCTGGCCCAGGAACGCGGCGTCGAAATCCGCGAGAACTGGTACCTCCTGCTGCGCACTTTCTACTACGAGCTCGGCGACTACCCAAATATGCTTGCCGTGCTTGAAACCTTGATCACCACCTGGCCAAAAAAGGAATACTGGATTCAGCTTTCGGGCGTCTACGGCGAGCTCGGCCAGGAAAAGAACCAGCTCGCTGCGTATGAGATCGCTTTCAAACAAGGATTCTTGAGTCGTGGCAGCGAAGTGGTGACCCTCGCGCAGCTGTTCATGCAGGCCGGTGTGCCATACAAGGCCGCCAAGATCCTCGATGATGGCATCAACAAGACCAATTTGGTGGAGAGCGACGAGCGAAACAACCGTCTGCTCGCCCAGGCCTGGATGCTCGCGGCGGAGGACAAGAACGCTATCGAGCCCTTGAAGAAGGCGGCCAGCTTGACCAGCGGTGGCGAGATGGACTACCGCTTGGCGCAGACCTACTTCAACCTGGATCAGTACGAAAACGCTATCGACGCAGCCAATACCGCCTTGCGTAAGGGCGCTCTCAAGCGTACGGATGCTGTGAATGTGCTGCTCGGTATGGCGCACTTCAACGAGAAGAACTACCAGGACTCGCTGAAGGCCTTTCGCGAGGCGTCCAAGGACAAGCGATCTGGCCAGCTGGCGCGTCAGTGGGTTAACCACGTGCAGTCAGAAATCGACCGCGAGGCCCAGCTGCGGGCGGCGCTGCGCGGGCGCTGATCTTCCGCCGAGCCTACTCCTCGATTGCGGGGCGGATGTCGGGCGACCGGTATTCGCCCCGCTTTGTTTAGTCGTCTCGAGCGGCCCCGCAAGTCGAACAGACCGTGGGAATCGCCTTGCTGCGGGCCGAGGCAAGACCCCAGCGCCGCAAGAGCTGATCTACGTCGAAGCCCGCATCCGGCTCGTAGCGCAGGAAGCGCAGCCTGAACTTCGCCACCACGATCTCGTCACCGCTGCGTAGCTGGCGCACACGCATCCAGGCGTTATTGACGTAGGTGCCGTTACGGCTGCCCAGGTCTTCCACCAGGCTCTCGCCTTGCACGGTGATGATCTGCAGGTGGTGTCGGCTGACGCCGTCCGCGTCGAGTACCACGTCGTTGTCCGGGTGCCGGCCAACGGTCACGATGCGCTTGTCGAGCGCCACGCGTTGAAGCTCCTCGCCTCCAAGGGTGATACGCAGGCCAGGCCGTCCATAGCTCCTGCCGCTCTCGTTGCTCGTCTCGCCCGACGAGCCGGGCACGCCGAGGGGAACCGCACTCATCTAATCGCACCTCTGGATGGCTGCTGTGGATACGCCAATCGGGATGCCCGAAGCTCGGCTCCGAGCGGTGTCCCGGCCCAAACATGGTCGCGTACTGCCGGCCGGCGGAACCGTTAATTCGTTCGCACTCTCGTCACTCGGGCCCGCTGGGATGCTCGGCTAACCTGTGAGCCGGGTATCAACTAAGCGCCGTTTTCCTAAAGCTTCTGTCAAACGCACCGACAACAGGAGCTGGAACGCAAGTTGCGTTTGTCGCCTCGTCTGGCAGGAGTACACGTATGCAGCTGGGCCCCTTCTCCGTAAGTCTCTCCGTCCGAGACCTCGGTGACTCGCTGGCGTTCTATCGCAGCTTGGGCTTCGAGGTCGTGGATGATCATCGCGCTGACAACTGGGTCGTGCTATCCAACGGCTCCGCGCGCATTGGGTTGTTCCAGGGAATGTTCCCCCGGAATGTGCTCACCTTCCGCCCCAGCAGTCTCGGGCGGGTGATCGAGCAGCTGCGTGGCAACGGCGTAGAGGTTCCCGACGATACCTTTGGGTCGCACTTCTTCCTATCGGATCCGGACGGCAACCCGATCCTGGTCGATCAGGTGGGCACGGACACGGGCGAGCAACCCGCGAGTCGCGGTCGGCGCGAGCGCGAGCTCGCCTAGCGCAGGGTTTGTAACGCGTCTTCCAGATGGTCCACCGCGGCTCGTTCGGTCAGGAGGAGCTCTCCTGCCTGCTCAGCTCGGCAAAAGGCCGTGCGCGATGCGTTCGGGATGTTCCAGTTGTGCGCGATCGCCTCCTCGAGTGAGTCGCCACTGACCAGATGCATGGCCACGCTGATCACTCCGCCGGACGTCACCGCTAGCACCCGGCGGCCCAGCGCCGTGCGCTCGCGTAAGGCGCCCAGCACATCTTCCACCTGCTGACGAAACTGCGGCCAGCTCGGTGAGACCGGTGTGGCCACACTACCGCGCGCCCAGTACTCGCAAACACGCATGACCAACCCCATCAGCGCCTCATCCGCATCATCACCACCGCGGGCGTAGCGCCGGTACAGGCGCCTCACCTCACGGTCGCGCAGGCAAAGCTCTGGAGTGAGCTTGCGCACCACTTTCTCCGCCGGAAACTCATCGAGACCGGACAACTCCGAGGGCGTAGGCCAAGCCAGGCCCGCCTTGGCGTAGACTCGCGCGAAGGTGCGCTCGGTCTGCTGCTGGCGCGCCAGGGTTCCTGTGACTACCTCATCGAACGCGATGTCTCGCGAGAGCCAGAATTGCGCCAACGCCTCAGCCTGCTGGGTGCCCAGCGGTGACAGGCGATCGTAGTCGGCGGTGTTGAAGCTCGCTTGTCCGTGGCGAACGAGTATCAGATCAGCCATTGAGCATCGTGCCGTGTGTTCGAAGTGCCCAGTCTACTACGACGCTGCCTTGTGGCTCTTCCTAACAAAGCCGTTCGCTGCGGCGCTGCCGGCCAGCGTTGGCCGAACATGAGTATCTTTGCCTTTCCGTGCGTCGGCCGTGCTCGCCCGAGCGTTAGCGGGCGAACCACGCGTGCTACTTCAGGCCCGGTGCCTTGACTGACTGGAAGGACTCGCCTGTGTCGGCCAAGCGTTGCACGAGGGGTGCAACGTCGTAGTAGCCGTGCTCGTTGCCAAGGCGCTCGCCGAGTGCGCGTAGGCGCGCACTCACGTGCTTGGCGCCCAGGGTGTCGCCGTGGAACATCGGACCGCCGCGCCAGGCGGGAAATCCGTAGCCGTTCACGTAGATGATGTCGATATCGACCGATCGCAGGGCGATGCCGTCGTCGAGAACGCGGGCCCCTTCGTTGATCAGTGCGAGTAGGCAGCGTTCAACGATCTCCTCGGCGTCGATCGATCGACGGGTGATGCCAAGATCTCCAGCGGTCTGCGCGATCAGGGCATCCACCTGCGGGTCCGGGAGCGCCCTGTAGGGGGCCTCGGGCTCGTAGCGGTAAAAGCCGGCGCCGGATTTCTGCCCGAGGCGCTCGCGGGAGACCAGCGCTCCCTCCAGTACGAAGAAGCCTGGGTCGGCCGGTCTTTCCGGGAGATGCTGGTGAATACGATAGCCGACGTCGATACCCGCAAGGTCGCTCACCTTACACGGCCCAAGGGCACAGCCGAAGGTCTCCATTGCCGCATCGATCTGACTTGGAGATGCACCCTCGAGCAGCAGCTGGTTCATCTCCCGCAGGTACGGGTCCACCATGCGGTTGCCGATGAACCCACGGCAGACACCGGAGACTACGCTGACCTTGCGCAAGCGCTTGCCGAGTTTTAGTGCGGTGGCGAGCACCTCGTTGTCGGTCTTAGCCCCGCGCACGATCTCCAGCAGGCGCATTGCGTTGGCAGGGCTGAAGAAGTGCAGGCCAAGCACGTCGCTAGGGCGCGAGGTCACCGCGGCGATCTCATCCACGTCCAGCGTTGAGGTGTTGGTGGCGAGGATTGCACCGTCGCGGCAGATCCCGTCGAGGCGACGGAAAATATCCTGCTTTAGGGACATGTCCTCGAAGACCGCCTCGATCACCAGGTCCACATCGCCCAGGGCGGCGAGGTCACGCTCGCCCCGTAGCTGGCGAGTGCGCTGCTCGGCCACCGCCTCGGGAATTCGCCCCTTCGTCACGGCCCTTTCGTAGTGCGCTTGAATGGCGTCGAAGGCCTTGGTAAGTGGTGCCCAATCTCGCTCCACCATGCAGACCTCGACGCCCGCATCCAGAAGGCAAATGGCGATCCCAGTGCCCATGGTGCCGCCACCTATCACTGCCGCTTGGCGGATCTCGCGCACGGATGTCTCCCGATCGACGCCGGGCACCCGGGCTACTTCGCGCTCGCCGAAGAATACGTGTCGCAGGGCCGCGGACTGGGGTGACGCGAGCGCTTGCTGGAATAGGTCCCGCTCGACGGCGACGCCCTCGTCGAAGGCCGCCCGTGTGCCGCCTGTGCCGTGCTCAAGGAGGGTGGCCACTGCCTGCACAGCGAAGGCCGGCGCCGTCTGGCCAGGCGCCTCCCGCTCGAGCCGTTCGCGGGCAGCATCGAGCACGGCTGGCGCCTGATCGAGGGCGGGTACCGCGACTTCGCTCAGGCGCCGTGGGGGTTGGTCGCTGTGGGCGGCGGCGAAGGCGATGGCAGCGGCGACCGGTCCGTCTTCTCCTGCTTCGAGTGGCACCACCGCGTCGAGCAGGCCGAGCTCGACCGCCCGTTCGGCGCGAATAGGCTTGCCCGTGACAATCATGCCGAGCGCGTCGCTCACCCCCATCAGGCGCGGTGCCCGCTGTGTGCCCTGAGCACCGGGGATCAGGCCGAGGTTGACCTCGGGGAAACCGAGGCGCGCCCCTGCGACCGCCACCCGAAAGTGGCAGCCGAGCGCAACTTCCAAGCCCCCGCCCAGGGCATTGCCATGAATTGCCGCCACGATGGGCAAGCGTGAGGCTTCGAGCGCATCGACAACCTCTGGCAGGCCAGGCGGTTCCCAGGGCTTGCCGAACTCGCGGATGTCGGCGCCCGCCATAAAGGTACGCCCGTCGCAAGCGAGCACCAGCATCTGCGCTTCGGCTCGTTTGGCTGCCTCCTCTACGGCGGCCACCAGGCCCAGGCGTACAGCGTGGGAGATGGCGTTCACCGGGGGGTTAGCCACGCGAATCAAGCCGATCTGAAGGCTCGGCCACTCCAAGCGTACGACATCGTTCACGGGTCCAGACTCCTGCATTGCCAACAGCTTCGGGAAGGACGGGATTATCGCGGAAAACGGGGCCGTTGACCGCCCTGTGTCAAGCCTTGACCGGCCGCAGACCGCCCCCCTATCGTCGCCTGTCCTGCGTGCGGCCCTCGCGAGCGCCATGACCCAAGACGCCATCCTCGTCCGCGGCGCCCGTCAGAACAATCTGAAGGGTGTCGATATCGATCTGCCCCTGGGCCAGCTTATCGTCATCACCGGCGTGAGCGGCTCGGGCAAGTCTTCGCTCGCCTTCGATACGGTGTACTCCGAAGGGCAGCGACGCTACGTAGAGACCTTCTCGCCTTACGCGCGCCAGTTCCTCGATCGCATGGATAAGCCGCGCGCCGAGCGGATCGAGGGTATCCCGCCGGCCATCGCTATCGATCAGACCAACCCCGTGCGGACCTCGCGCTCCACCGTGGGCACGATGACCGAACTCAATGACCATCTAAAGCTGCTTTTCGCGCGGATGGCGGAGCTTTACTGCGAGGGCTGCGGCCGGCCGGTGCGCAAGGACGATCCCGTGCAGGCGGCCGGCGAGTTGATCGACACGCACGGCGAGGTGCGAGCCATCGTCGGCTTCTACGTGCGCGTGCCGGAGAACTTCACCCAGGAGGAGGTGGAAGCCCTGCTCAAGGCCCAGGGCTACACGCGCTACGCCGCGGTGAGCGATGGGCGCCTGGAGGTAATTCAGGATCGACTGCGCTTGCGGACCGACAATCGGGGACGCCTGGTGGAAGCCCTCGAGGCCGCGCTACGTCGGGGTAGCCGCCGGGCCTTCGTGCGCTTACTGGACGAGCACGGCGAGGCCGCGGACACGGCGCACTTCTCCGATCAGTTTCACTGCGCTCACTGCGATATCGACTACGAGACACCCGTTCCCAACACCTTCTCTTTCAATTCACCGATCGGGGC
Above is a window of Pseudomonadota bacterium DNA encoding:
- a CDS encoding tetratricopeptide repeat protein, which gives rise to MTLRTLLITLLLAVTTAAFAQEGESDRETKKTPAMREKVYTILSEAQMLLEEEENSAGALSKLAQLEKMKDLNTYELAQMWTFYGYVYFQQENYSGARRAYENVLKQDPPEALQVSTIYTLAQLSFVTEDYDGAVKYLQDWFKVAINPGPEPYILLCQGMYQQAAALDGEAAKKRYRQAIVPCQDGIALAQERGVEIRENWYLLLRTFYYELGDYPNMLAVLETLITTWPKKEYWIQLSGVYGELGQEKNQLAAYEIAFKQGFLSRGSEVVTLAQLFMQAGVPYKAAKILDDGINKTNLVESDERNNRLLAQAWMLAAEDKNAIEPLKKAASLTSGGEMDYRLAQTYFNLDQYENAIDAANTALRKGALKRTDAVNVLLGMAHFNEKNYQDSLKAFREASKDKRSGQLARQWVNHVQSEIDREAQLRAALRGR
- a CDS encoding FHA domain-containing protein — protein: MSAVPLGVPGSSGETSNESGRSYGRPGLRITLGGEELQRVALDKRIVTVGRHPDNDVVLDADGVSRHHLQIITVQGESLVEDLGSRNGTYVNNAWMRVRQLRSGDEIVVAKFRLRFLRYEPDAGFDVDQLLRRWGLASARSKAIPTVCSTCGAARDD
- a CDS encoding VOC family protein, producing the protein MQLGPFSVSLSVRDLGDSLAFYRSLGFEVVDDHRADNWVVLSNGSARIGLFQGMFPRNVLTFRPSSLGRVIEQLRGNGVEVPDDTFGSHFFLSDPDGNPILVDQVGTDTGEQPASRGRRERELA
- a CDS encoding histidine phosphatase family protein; amino-acid sequence: MADLILVRHGQASFNTADYDRLSPLGTQQAEALAQFWLSRDIAFDEVVTGTLARQQQTERTFARVYAKAGLAWPTPSELSGLDEFPAEKVVRKLTPELCLRDREVRRLYRRYARGGDDADEALMGLVMRVCEYWARGSVATPVSPSWPQFRQQVEDVLGALRERTALGRRVLAVTSGGVISVAMHLVSGDSLEEAIAHNWNIPNASRTAFCRAEQAGELLLTERAAVDHLEDALQTLR
- a CDS encoding 3-hydroxyacyl-CoA dehydrogenase NAD-binding domain-containing protein codes for the protein MNDVVRLEWPSLQIGLIRVANPPVNAISHAVRLGLVAAVEEAAKRAEAQMLVLACDGRTFMAGADIREFGKPWEPPGLPEVVDALEASRLPIVAAIHGNALGGGLEVALGCHFRVAVAGARLGFPEVNLGLIPGAQGTQRAPRLMGVSDALGMIVTGKPIRAERAVELGLLDAVVPLEAGEDGPVAAAIAFAAAHSDQPPRRLSEVAVPALDQAPAVLDAARERLEREAPGQTAPAFAVQAVATLLEHGTGGTRAAFDEGVAVERDLFQQALASPQSAALRHVFFGEREVARVPGVDRETSVREIRQAAVIGGGTMGTGIAICLLDAGVEVCMVERDWAPLTKAFDAIQAHYERAVTKGRIPEAVAEQRTRQLRGERDLAALGDVDLVIEAVFEDMSLKQDIFRRLDGICRDGAILATNTSTLDVDEIAAVTSRPSDVLGLHFFSPANAMRLLEIVRGAKTDNEVLATALKLGKRLRKVSVVSGVCRGFIGNRMVDPYLREMNQLLLEGASPSQIDAAMETFGCALGPCKVSDLAGIDVGYRIHQHLPERPADPGFFVLEGALVSRERLGQKSGAGFYRYEPEAPYRALPDPQVDALIAQTAGDLGITRRSIDAEEIVERCLLALINEGARVLDDGIALRSVDIDIIYVNGYGFPAWRGGPMFHGDTLGAKHVSARLRALGERLGNEHGYYDVAPLVQRLADTGESFQSVKAPGLK